From Ancylobacter pratisalsi, one genomic window encodes:
- a CDS encoding proline racemase family protein, translating into MRKLDSFDVIYTHTEGEPLCIIHSGIPYPAGSSIIEKRAFLEANYDWVRTSLMREPRGHRDMFGVFLTPPSSPDYDAGLIYIDGTQYSHMCGHGTIAVAMAMVAQGFVRRSDDGITRIRFETTAGLVQAEVATEGDEVLWTRFENVPAYVAAQDIAFDLPGVGALKADIVWGGNYFGIIDLRGTALRISPENGSELSRLGIMAREAIREKVKIQHPTAGHINNFNYVTFWHEPTIEGALYKNVHVFSAGQLDRSPGGTGTSAMMAMFEARGVMGLNQPIKSEGLLGTGTFEGCLIGETKLNDVRAVRPTVKGTAGLLGTARWMIDRKDPVGAGFLVA; encoded by the coding sequence ATGCGCAAGCTGGATAGTTTCGACGTCATTTACACGCATACCGAGGGCGAGCCGCTCTGCATCATCCACAGTGGCATTCCCTATCCGGCGGGCTCCTCGATCATCGAGAAGCGTGCCTTCCTCGAAGCCAATTACGACTGGGTGCGCACCTCGCTCATGCGCGAGCCGCGCGGGCATCGCGACATGTTCGGCGTGTTCCTGACCCCGCCTTCCTCGCCCGACTACGATGCCGGCCTGATCTATATCGACGGCACGCAGTATTCCCACATGTGCGGCCACGGCACGATCGCGGTTGCGATGGCGATGGTGGCCCAAGGGTTCGTGCGGCGCTCGGATGACGGCATCACCAGGATCCGTTTCGAGACCACGGCAGGCCTCGTGCAGGCCGAAGTCGCCACCGAGGGCGACGAGGTGCTGTGGACGCGCTTCGAGAACGTGCCGGCCTATGTGGCGGCGCAGGACATCGCGTTCGACCTTCCCGGCGTTGGCGCGCTGAAGGCCGATATCGTGTGGGGCGGCAACTATTTCGGCATCATCGACCTGCGCGGCACCGCGCTCCGCATCAGTCCGGAGAACGGCTCCGAGCTCTCGCGCCTCGGCATCATGGCCCGTGAGGCGATCCGCGAAAAGGTGAAGATCCAGCATCCGACGGCGGGGCACATCAACAACTTCAACTACGTCACCTTCTGGCACGAGCCGACGATCGAAGGGGCGCTCTACAAGAACGTGCATGTCTTCAGCGCCGGCCAGCTCGATCGCTCGCCCGGCGGCACGGGCACCAGTGCCATGATGGCGATGTTCGAAGCGCGCGGCGTGATGGGCCTCAATCAGCCGATCAAGTCCGAAGGTCTGCTCGGCACCGGCACATTCGAGGGCTGCCTGATCGGCGAGACGAAGCTGAACGACGTGCGTGCGGTGCGTCCGACGGTGAAGGGAACGGCGGGTCTGCTCGGCACGGCGCGGTGGATGATCGATCGCAAGGACCCGGTTGGCGCCGGGTTCCTCGTCGCCTGA
- a CDS encoding ABC transporter permease, which produces MIAPRTRLALLLFAPLAFFVAFFLTPMVVVAVSSVTADDGSLTAAHYARILLDQYHWDVLWVTFRIALATTAICMLIGFPLAWYLVRIVRWRAWRRTCVILIIVPLFTSNIVRSFGWMVLLGRTGLINQGLLGLGLTERPIRLLGTETGILIGMVYILMPFVVLSVGNALAKIDTAYEEASADLGVGPARTFWFVTLPLCLPGAVSGAIIVFALAVSAYVTPALLSGGQITVFSMLIFQQYSSVFDFHYGAALSVTLLVLTLILVTIAGRIGDGGRKAA; this is translated from the coding sequence GTGATCGCCCCCCGCACCCGATTGGCCCTGCTGCTGTTCGCGCCGCTCGCCTTTTTTGTCGCGTTCTTCCTGACGCCGATGGTGGTGGTCGCGGTCTCCAGCGTCACCGCTGACGATGGCAGCCTTACCGCGGCCCATTACGCGCGAATCCTGCTCGACCAGTATCATTGGGACGTGCTGTGGGTGACGTTCCGCATTGCGCTGGCGACCACGGCGATCTGCATGCTGATCGGCTTTCCGCTCGCCTGGTATCTGGTGCGCATCGTGCGCTGGCGGGCCTGGCGCCGTACCTGCGTCATCCTCATCATCGTGCCGTTGTTCACCTCGAACATCGTGCGCTCCTTCGGCTGGATGGTGCTTTTGGGGCGGACGGGCCTGATCAATCAGGGGCTGCTGGGCCTCGGCCTCACGGAACGCCCGATCCGCCTGCTGGGTACGGAGACCGGCATTCTCATCGGCATGGTCTATATTCTGATGCCCTTCGTCGTGCTCTCGGTCGGCAACGCGCTGGCCAAGATCGACACGGCGTATGAAGAGGCCTCCGCCGATCTCGGCGTCGGGCCGGCGCGCACCTTCTGGTTCGTCACCCTGCCGCTTTGCCTTCCGGGCGCGGTTTCCGGCGCCATCATCGTGTTCGCGCTGGCGGTGAGCGCCTATGTGACGCCGGCCCTGCTTTCCGGCGGACAGATCACCGTCTTTTCCATGCTGATCTTCCAGCAATACTCCTCGGTGTTCGACTTCCACTACGGAGCCGCCCTCAGCGTCACGTTGCTGGTGCTCACCCTGATCCTGGTCACCATCGCCGGACGTATCGGTGACGGGGGGAGGAAAGCGGCATGA
- a CDS encoding efflux RND transporter permease subunit, protein MNQISAWAIRHPVPTIVLFLILSLSGFVGFSKLRINDMPDIDIPTITVSVSRSGAAPTELETQVTRLVEDSVAGLGNVEHIRSTINESLSATTIEFALGTDVDRATDDVRNAVASIRPNLPADILEPTVQRIEDTGQPILTFVVDAPQMTPDELSWFVDNDVAKAILSAGSVSRIERAGGVDQEIRVRLDPDRLMALGITASEVSEQLKTQNVNQPAGRMTLGDGEQTIRTLGSAVDLETLAQRRLILRGGRTALLSELGAIERSWAEPRQRARLDDREVIGFSVYRSLGTGEVGVARAVREKVAAFAAEHPEVTTREVTSSTDDVLEGYAAAIEALAIGAALAVIVVWFFLRDIRATLISSVALPLSLLPTFGVMYLLNQSLNNITLLGIALVVGILVDDAIVEIENIVRHMRQSGKNAYEAALEAADEIGLAVVATTFSIIAVFMPVGFMPGMAGEIFKAFAIAVCTSVFFSLVVARMLTPLMCAYLMKPHDAQEDEAFWIPAYLRFLGWTLRWRWLTVFAGIVFFAGSMTLAQQLPTDFIPASDRGRSSLAIELAPGASLADTDAAVRRAIDILTERSEVLSVYAALGTQTSAGTFDGESSSGEVRKAILTVNLQPRGDRALTQQQFEASVAPRLAELPGARVRFGADGESGAKVQVTLRSDDADMLSRTVASVTREMQATPGFQNAGSTASLARPELQLIPHPDKAATLGVSTETIARTVNIATVGEADQNLPKFNLEDRQIPIRVMLDEDARADLSRILSLRVPTLTGTVPLSSVADIALGAGPNQIDRLNRSRSATIEAELVGVTTGQAEALVADLPSIRHLAAGVTREAAGDGEHMEQLFSGFVLAIGSGIVLLLFVIALLFNNFLQPVTILTALPLSLGGAFGLMAVTGTSLSMPALIGILMLMGIAAKNSILLVEYAIAARSEHRLDRHAALVDAARKRARPIVMTTVAMGAGMLPLALGIGADAEFRSSMAISVIGGLLSSTALSLIYVPAVFTVMDDLDRWTRRSFGSLLQRH, encoded by the coding sequence GTGAACCAGATCTCCGCCTGGGCCATCCGCCATCCGGTGCCCACCATCGTTCTGTTTCTGATCCTCTCGCTCTCGGGCTTCGTTGGCTTTTCGAAGCTGCGCATCAACGACATGCCCGACATCGATATTCCGACCATCACCGTCAGTGTCAGCCGGAGCGGCGCCGCGCCCACCGAACTGGAGACGCAGGTCACGCGCCTTGTCGAGGACAGCGTCGCCGGCCTCGGCAACGTGGAGCACATTCGCTCCACGATTAACGAAAGCCTTTCCGCGACCACGATCGAATTTGCCCTCGGGACTGATGTCGACCGCGCGACCGACGACGTTCGCAATGCCGTGGCCTCCATCCGCCCGAACCTGCCTGCGGACATTCTGGAGCCCACGGTGCAGCGGATCGAAGATACCGGCCAGCCCATTCTGACGTTCGTCGTCGACGCGCCGCAGATGACGCCCGATGAGTTGAGCTGGTTCGTCGACAACGATGTGGCCAAGGCCATTCTGTCAGCCGGGAGTGTCTCCAGGATCGAGCGGGCCGGCGGCGTCGATCAGGAAATCCGCGTGCGGCTCGATCCGGATCGGCTGATGGCCCTCGGCATCACGGCCTCCGAAGTCTCCGAACAATTGAAGACGCAGAACGTCAACCAGCCCGCCGGACGCATGACGCTCGGCGACGGCGAGCAGACGATCCGGACGCTGGGCAGTGCTGTGGACCTCGAGACGCTCGCGCAACGGCGCCTGATCCTGAGAGGCGGACGCACGGCGCTGCTGTCGGAGTTGGGCGCGATCGAGAGATCGTGGGCGGAGCCCCGCCAACGTGCCCGCCTTGACGACCGGGAGGTGATCGGCTTCAGCGTCTATCGCTCGCTAGGCACCGGCGAGGTCGGCGTGGCCAGGGCGGTGAGAGAGAAAGTGGCGGCGTTTGCCGCCGAGCACCCGGAAGTGACGACCCGCGAGGTGACCTCCTCGACTGATGACGTCCTGGAAGGATATGCCGCCGCCATCGAGGCTCTCGCCATCGGCGCGGCCCTCGCCGTCATCGTGGTCTGGTTCTTCCTGCGCGACATACGGGCCACCCTGATCAGCAGCGTCGCCCTGCCGCTTTCGCTACTGCCCACCTTTGGCGTGATGTACCTGCTGAACCAGTCGCTCAACAACATCACCCTGCTCGGCATCGCGCTCGTGGTCGGCATTCTGGTCGACGATGCCATCGTCGAGATCGAGAACATCGTCCGCCACATGCGCCAATCGGGCAAGAATGCCTATGAGGCGGCGCTTGAGGCCGCGGACGAGATCGGACTTGCCGTGGTGGCCACGACATTTTCGATCATCGCCGTGTTCATGCCGGTCGGCTTCATGCCGGGCATGGCGGGCGAGATCTTCAAGGCATTCGCCATCGCCGTCTGCACGTCCGTCTTCTTCTCGCTCGTCGTCGCGCGCATGCTGACGCCGCTGATGTGCGCTTATCTGATGAAGCCGCACGACGCGCAGGAAGACGAAGCGTTCTGGATTCCGGCCTATCTTCGCTTTCTCGGCTGGACGCTGCGATGGCGGTGGCTCACCGTCTTTGCCGGCATCGTCTTCTTCGCCGGATCCATGACCCTGGCCCAGCAGCTGCCGACTGATTTCATTCCCGCTTCCGACCGGGGACGCTCGTCTCTCGCTATCGAGCTTGCGCCCGGTGCCAGTCTTGCGGACACCGATGCCGCTGTGAGGAGGGCCATCGATATCCTGACGGAGCGGTCGGAGGTCCTGTCCGTCTACGCGGCCTTGGGAACGCAAACCTCGGCGGGAACTTTCGACGGCGAGAGTTCCTCGGGCGAAGTGCGCAAGGCAATCCTGACCGTGAATCTCCAGCCGCGCGGCGACCGGGCGCTCACGCAACAGCAGTTTGAAGCATCGGTAGCCCCCCGGCTTGCCGAGTTGCCGGGCGCGCGGGTGCGCTTCGGTGCCGATGGCGAGTCGGGCGCCAAGGTTCAGGTCACGCTCAGAAGCGACGATGCCGATATGCTGTCGCGCACGGTGGCCTCGGTTACACGCGAGATGCAGGCGACGCCGGGGTTCCAGAACGCCGGCTCGACGGCCAGCCTGGCGCGTCCCGAATTGCAGCTCATACCTCACCCCGACAAGGCGGCGACGCTTGGCGTCTCAACCGAGACGATCGCTCGAACGGTCAACATCGCGACCGTCGGCGAGGCCGATCAGAACCTGCCGAAATTCAACCTTGAGGACCGCCAGATACCGATCCGCGTCATGCTCGACGAGGATGCGAGGGCCGACCTCTCGCGGATCCTCAGCTTGCGGGTGCCCACGCTGACCGGGACCGTCCCACTGTCCTCGGTCGCCGACATCGCGCTCGGCGCCGGCCCCAACCAGATCGACCGCCTCAACCGCAGCCGCAGCGCGACCATCGAGGCCGAGCTCGTGGGTGTGACCACGGGCCAGGCCGAGGCGCTCGTCGCCGATCTGCCGTCGATCCGGCATCTCGCCGCTGGAGTCACTCGCGAGGCCGCGGGCGATGGGGAGCACATGGAGCAGTTGTTCAGCGGCTTCGTGCTCGCCATAGGCTCGGGGATCGTGCTGCTGCTGTTCGTCATCGCTCTTCTGTTCAACAATTTCCTGCAGCCGGTGACGATCCTGACCGCGCTTCCGCTCTCGCTCGGCGGTGCCTTCGGGCTGATGGCCGTAACGGGCACCTCCCTCTCCATGCCGGCCCTCATCGGCATTCTTATGCTGATGGGCATCGCCGCCAAGAACTCGATCCTGCTCGTCGAATACGCCATCGCCGCACGGTCCGAGCACAGGCTCGACCGACATGCGGCGCTCGTCGACGCAGCACGCAAGCGTGCTCGGCCCATCGTCATGACCACGGTCGCAATGGGGGCAGGCATGCTGCCCCTCGCTCTCGGCATCGGCGCCGACGCCGAGTTCCGGTCGTCGATGGCAATCTCCGTCATCGGTGGACTGCTTAGCTCGACCGCACTGAGCCTCATCTATGTTCCTGCGGTCTTTACCGTCATGGACGATCTCGACCGCTGGACGCGAAGGAGCTTTGGGTCGCTGCTCCAGAGGCACTAG
- a CDS encoding SDR family oxidoreductase: MQTIMITGTSSGYGLEMARHFLDKGWNVVATMRRPDDTILPASRDLRILPLDVTKEDSIAAAVAAAGPIDVLVNNAGIGVVGAFEATPMAQIRRVFDTNTFGVMAMCQAVIPQMRERRSGIIVNVTSSVTLAAMPLAAAYTASKQAIEGFTGSLDHELAHFDVRARLVEPGYAPTTRFAQNADLNVEDLIPPAYAGFAAPIFEGFAKPALTTKETDVAEAVWAAVHDTSGRLQFPAGADAVSLFAARRC; encoded by the coding sequence ATGCAGACGATCATGATCACCGGCACATCCTCGGGCTACGGCCTGGAGATGGCGCGTCATTTCCTCGACAAGGGCTGGAATGTCGTCGCGACCATGCGCCGCCCCGACGACACGATTCTACCGGCATCGCGCGACCTGCGTATCCTGCCGCTGGACGTGACGAAGGAGGACAGTATCGCCGCAGCCGTCGCGGCTGCGGGACCGATTGACGTGCTTGTCAACAATGCCGGCATTGGCGTGGTCGGAGCGTTTGAAGCGACGCCGATGGCACAGATCCGCAGAGTGTTCGACACCAACACTTTCGGAGTCATGGCAATGTGCCAAGCCGTCATTCCGCAGATGCGCGAACGCCGCTCCGGCATCATCGTCAATGTAACATCGAGCGTCACGCTCGCCGCCATGCCGCTTGCGGCGGCATATACCGCCAGCAAGCAGGCTATTGAGGGCTTCACCGGCTCGCTCGACCACGAACTCGCCCATTTCGATGTCCGCGCCAGGCTGGTGGAGCCGGGATACGCCCCAACGACGCGCTTCGCGCAAAACGCGGATTTGAACGTCGAAGATCTTATCCCTCCGGCCTATGCCGGTTTCGCGGCACCGATTTTCGAAGGCTTTGCAAAGCCGGCGCTGACGACGAAGGAGACGGATGTCGCAGAGGCGGTCTGGGCCGCCGTTCACGACACGTCCGGCCGGCTGCAATTTCCGGCTGGGGCCGATGCTGTGTCTCTCTTTGCAGCACGCCGTTGCTGA
- a CDS encoding GlxA family transcriptional regulator, producing MGDMLHTPSSPADRAETGGTPAASARTSPLRIGFVLLDQFTLAAFGGLIDALRLAADHGGRSRQIHASWVVMSLDGTPRRASCGVVISDSSPLLDPAQFDYIAVCGGNDYLNEHHPPALLDYLRRAAEGRVRLIGVCTGTFAIAQAGLGESRTVCIHWNVLEAFQSQFPTLKAVTDKLFVDEGDLLSCAGSTAAIDLGLYLVTRHCGAAKANQAVRHMMLQGMRPSSLPQPHFFADLAKVADARVHQAVHFMEQRLDDPPSIDAIARYVGCSSRQLERAFSSALGIAPAAFQRQLRKDYACWMLENSPRSITEIAFDCGFSDAAHFSREFRNAYGVSPRQYRADRLTSRKATAVVSGSA from the coding sequence ATGGGCGACATGCTGCATACGCCATCCTCACCTGCCGATCGTGCGGAAACGGGAGGCACTCCCGCCGCGTCGGCCCGTACCTCGCCGCTACGCATCGGCTTCGTGCTGCTCGACCAGTTCACTCTCGCGGCCTTCGGCGGGCTCATCGACGCCCTGCGCCTCGCGGCGGACCATGGCGGACGGAGCCGGCAGATTCATGCGTCATGGGTGGTGATGAGCCTGGATGGCACGCCCCGCCGCGCGAGCTGCGGTGTGGTCATTTCCGACAGCTCCCCGCTGCTCGACCCGGCGCAGTTTGACTACATCGCCGTGTGCGGCGGGAACGACTATCTCAACGAACATCACCCCCCGGCCCTGCTGGACTATCTTCGCCGGGCGGCCGAGGGGCGTGTGCGGCTTATCGGCGTGTGCACCGGCACCTTCGCCATCGCGCAGGCGGGGCTCGGGGAAAGTCGGACCGTCTGCATCCACTGGAACGTGCTGGAAGCGTTCCAGTCGCAGTTCCCGACACTGAAGGCGGTAACCGACAAGCTGTTCGTGGATGAGGGCGACCTGCTCTCCTGCGCGGGTTCCACCGCCGCCATCGACCTCGGCCTCTATCTGGTCACCCGTCATTGCGGAGCAGCCAAGGCGAACCAGGCCGTGCGTCACATGATGTTGCAGGGCATGCGTCCGTCTTCGCTGCCGCAGCCGCACTTCTTCGCCGATCTCGCAAAGGTCGCCGATGCGCGCGTGCATCAGGCGGTTCATTTCATGGAGCAGCGGCTGGACGATCCGCCCTCGATAGACGCCATCGCCCGCTATGTCGGCTGTTCGAGCCGCCAGCTGGAGCGGGCCTTCAGTTCGGCGCTCGGCATCGCGCCCGCCGCCTTCCAGCGACAGCTGCGCAAGGATTACGCCTGCTGGATGCTGGAAAACAGCCCGCGCTCGATCACCGAGATCGCCTTTGACTGCGGTTTCTCGGACGCGGCCCATTTCTCGCGCGAGTTCCGCAATGCCTACGGTGTCTCGCCCCGGCAGTATCGTGCGGATCGCCTCACATCGCGCAAAGCCACGGCAGTCGTGTCAGGCAGTGCGTAG
- a CDS encoding ABC transporter ATP-binding protein, with amino-acid sequence MQPLLSIESVSKRFAAHQALRDIDLSVDAGEFIALLGPSGCGKTTLLRCIAGFLMPDSGRIVIDGENITSAPPHRRPLNTVFQSYALFPHMSVLDNVAYGPRRAGVGRAEAHARACDALDLVGLGEMGPRLPRELSGGQQQRVALARAIVNRPKLLLLDEPLSALDLKLRRRMQVELKHIQEKLGIAFIFVTHDQEEAMAMADRIVVMNAGRVEQIGTPSQIYRAPVSRFVAEFVGEPNLIPVQQAGPGRVRLAIAGLELPAADGMRCAMVRPEDISLIEGTAPDGIATAPGVVEEVLAIGPMTTLLVRCGDLQLKVARLGMSGTEFPAGSPVTLGLRPAALHLIAE; translated from the coding sequence GTGCAGCCACTTCTCTCCATCGAATCCGTTTCGAAGCGCTTCGCGGCGCATCAGGCGTTGCGGGACATCGACCTGAGCGTCGATGCGGGCGAGTTCATCGCCCTGCTTGGACCCAGCGGCTGCGGAAAGACCACGCTGCTGCGCTGCATCGCCGGCTTCCTGATGCCCGACAGCGGCCGCATCGTGATCGACGGCGAGAACATCACCAGCGCACCGCCCCATCGCCGGCCGCTGAACACCGTTTTCCAGAGCTATGCTCTGTTTCCCCATATGAGCGTGCTGGACAATGTCGCCTATGGCCCCCGCCGCGCCGGCGTCGGCAGGGCTGAAGCCCATGCCCGTGCCTGCGACGCGCTGGATCTGGTGGGCCTTGGCGAAATGGGCCCGCGCCTGCCGCGTGAACTGTCAGGTGGCCAGCAGCAGCGTGTGGCGCTGGCGCGCGCCATCGTGAACCGACCCAAATTGCTGTTGCTGGACGAGCCGCTGAGCGCGCTTGATCTCAAGCTGCGCCGCCGCATGCAGGTCGAGCTCAAGCATATCCAGGAAAAGCTGGGCATTGCCTTCATCTTCGTCACTCACGATCAGGAGGAGGCCATGGCCATGGCCGACCGGATCGTGGTGATGAATGCCGGCCGCGTGGAACAGATCGGCACGCCATCGCAGATCTACCGGGCGCCCGTCTCCCGCTTCGTGGCCGAGTTCGTCGGCGAGCCGAACCTTATCCCCGTGCAGCAGGCAGGGCCGGGGCGGGTGCGCCTGGCCATTGCCGGGCTGGAACTGCCGGCGGCCGATGGCATGCGGTGCGCGATGGTCCGCCCGGAGGACATTTCCCTCATCGAGGGCACGGCGCCGGATGGCATCGCCACGGCTCCGGGCGTGGTGGAGGAGGTGCTTGCCATTGGCCCGATGACGACGCTGCTCGTGCGCTGCGGTGATCTTCAGCTGAAAGTGGCGCGTCTGGGCATGTCGGGAACCGAATTTCCCGCCGGCAGCCCCGTTACCCTCGGCCTGCGCCCGGCCGCGCTGCATCTGATCGCGGAGTGA
- a CDS encoding ABC transporter permease: MIARLLVRLIALAALVYLVLPLVVIIGTSLTETSYLAFPPQGFTLKWFGVLFNDPSYVSAFITSTLLALAATIVAVLLAVPASLALARYVFAGRAAVSSLLMSPLLLPYVVLGAALMQFGTTIGLVRSFEALLVGHVIIVTPFVLRSVLPLLTPEQRALEEASMDLGATPLATFFLVVLPQIRGGIVSGGLLAFISSWINVELSIFNTTAALNTIPVKMFNYVQYTIDPTIAAVSAITIVAAALVIILLDLLMGLDMLSERHR, from the coding sequence ATGATCGCGCGCCTGCTCGTCCGCCTCATTGCGCTTGCCGCACTCGTCTATCTGGTGCTGCCCCTCGTCGTGATCATCGGCACCTCGCTGACCGAAACCAGCTATCTGGCGTTCCCGCCGCAGGGGTTCACGCTGAAATGGTTCGGCGTGCTGTTCAACGATCCGTCCTATGTGTCGGCCTTCATTACGTCGACCTTGCTGGCGCTGGCCGCGACAATCGTCGCGGTCCTGCTCGCGGTCCCGGCGAGCCTCGCGCTGGCGCGTTACGTCTTTGCCGGGCGTGCGGCGGTTTCCTCGCTGCTGATGTCGCCGCTTCTGCTTCCCTATGTCGTGCTTGGCGCTGCGCTGATGCAGTTCGGCACGACCATCGGGCTGGTGCGCTCCTTCGAGGCGCTGCTCGTCGGCCATGTGATCATTGTCACGCCCTTCGTGCTGCGCTCGGTGCTCCCGCTGCTCACCCCGGAGCAGCGCGCGCTGGAAGAGGCCTCCATGGACCTCGGCGCCACGCCCCTGGCCACCTTCTTTCTGGTCGTCCTGCCGCAGATCCGCGGCGGCATCGTCTCGGGCGGCCTTCTCGCCTTCATCTCCTCCTGGATCAACGTCGAGCTGTCGATCTTCAACACGACCGCCGCGCTCAACACCATCCCGGTGAAGATGTTCAACTACGTGCAGTACACGATCGATCCGACGATCGCGGCCGTTTCCGCGATCACCATCGTCGCGGCTGCGCTGGTCATCATCCTTCTCGATCTGCTGATGGGGCTCGACATGTTGTCCGAGCGTCATCGGTAA
- a CDS encoding ABC transporter substrate-binding protein — MARFHGLVTASAFALAAAIAPASAQDALHVAWYGGNWGDAFKACVADPFTKATGVTVIPEVGTSTVTLAKLQQQKEAPTIDVAWMDGGVSELAEAAGVLEPITEAGVPNLAGTLPEAVYKNDSGIYSVGTGYYSLGLTYNTKEIKQAPTSWNDLWKPEYADAVTIPSPANSSGVPFLFFLHKIWNAPAGDFAPVFAKIKELKPALFFDSSGAASNAFQSGEAIIGAHFNVGAFDLIAKGLPIGFAVPKEGVWATDARLHLVKNAPHKEMAQAFINTALTPSASQCLAEKLFLGPSVKGVTVSPETARKLPWGENGSVANLYLLNWTEVNAKRAELVDTWNREIARK, encoded by the coding sequence ATGGCACGCTTCCATGGTCTTGTTACGGCATCGGCGTTCGCGCTGGCCGCCGCCATTGCGCCGGCATCGGCGCAGGACGCTCTGCATGTCGCCTGGTACGGCGGCAACTGGGGCGACGCCTTCAAAGCCTGCGTCGCCGATCCTTTCACCAAGGCGACCGGTGTCACCGTCATTCCGGAGGTCGGCACCTCCACCGTCACGCTTGCCAAGCTCCAGCAGCAGAAGGAGGCTCCCACCATCGACGTCGCGTGGATGGACGGCGGCGTAAGCGAGCTGGCGGAAGCCGCGGGCGTGCTGGAGCCGATCACCGAGGCGGGCGTGCCGAACCTCGCCGGCACTCTGCCGGAGGCCGTCTATAAGAACGACAGCGGAATTTATAGTGTCGGTACAGGCTATTATTCGCTGGGCCTCACCTACAACACCAAGGAAATCAAGCAGGCGCCGACGTCCTGGAACGATCTGTGGAAGCCCGAATATGCCGACGCGGTGACGATACCCTCTCCGGCCAACTCCTCGGGCGTACCGTTCCTGTTTTTCCTGCACAAGATCTGGAATGCGCCCGCCGGCGATTTCGCTCCGGTCTTCGCCAAGATCAAGGAATTGAAGCCGGCGCTGTTCTTCGACAGCTCGGGCGCGGCCTCCAACGCGTTCCAGAGCGGCGAGGCGATCATCGGCGCGCATTTCAATGTCGGTGCCTTTGATCTCATCGCCAAGGGCCTGCCGATCGGCTTCGCCGTACCCAAGGAAGGCGTATGGGCGACCGATGCGCGCCTCCATCTGGTGAAGAACGCCCCGCACAAGGAAATGGCGCAGGCGTTCATCAACACCGCCCTGACGCCCAGTGCCTCGCAGTGCCTCGCCGAGAAGCTGTTCCTCGGCCCCTCGGTGAAGGGCGTCACCGTTTCTCCCGAGACGGCACGCAAGCTGCCATGGGGCGAGAATGGTTCGGTGGCGAACCTCTACCTGCTGAACTGGACCGAAGTGAACGCCAAACGCGCCGAACTCGTTGACACCTGGAACCGCGAGATCGCCCGCAAATAG
- a CDS encoding AraC family transcriptional regulator → MGETDKHIPAGNYFGPSKLDPLSDIIALLRPNTAISKPITGRGEWGVRYAPHDAPGFTIILRGSCWIAFEGEEPWKLEKGSFLLLPSTPSFTLSSHPGIACEQRDPMDVPVRHGEQHGAPEFEALGGTFRIEAINAPLVLALLPRMIHIPHSAGRSVRLGRVIDLIMEECSGDEPGKDMILQRMLEVLLVEALRWPGVTPDDARVGLLTGLRDPALARVLRAIHADVRADWTVAGLAQIAAQSRSTFAARFGAVLGCGPIEYLTRWRMALAKDALLRGAKTLDRIAEDIGYESASAFSTAFRKRLGCPPGRFARTSGLEDTA, encoded by the coding sequence TTGGGCGAGACGGATAAACATATTCCTGCTGGAAATTATTTCGGACCGTCCAAATTGGATCCTCTGAGCGATATTATAGCCCTGCTGCGGCCGAACACCGCCATCTCCAAGCCCATCACCGGGCGGGGCGAATGGGGTGTTCGCTACGCGCCCCACGATGCCCCCGGCTTCACGATCATTCTGAGGGGTTCGTGCTGGATCGCGTTTGAAGGAGAGGAACCCTGGAAGTTGGAAAAGGGTAGCTTTCTTCTCCTTCCATCCACGCCGTCCTTCACCTTGAGCAGTCATCCGGGCATCGCCTGCGAGCAGCGCGATCCGATGGATGTGCCGGTCCGCCATGGTGAACAGCATGGCGCGCCCGAGTTCGAGGCGCTCGGCGGGACATTCCGCATTGAGGCGATCAATGCCCCGCTCGTGCTCGCGCTGCTGCCGCGTATGATCCACATCCCGCACTCGGCCGGGCGATCGGTGCGGCTTGGCCGGGTGATCGACCTCATCATGGAGGAATGCAGCGGCGATGAGCCGGGCAAGGATATGATCCTCCAGCGCATGCTCGAGGTGCTGCTCGTCGAAGCGCTACGCTGGCCGGGTGTCACGCCCGATGACGCGCGCGTCGGCCTTCTCACCGGTCTGCGCGATCCAGCCCTGGCGCGTGTCCTGCGTGCCATTCACGCCGACGTGCGCGCTGATTGGACGGTCGCAGGCCTCGCTCAAATCGCCGCGCAGTCTCGCTCGACCTTCGCCGCGCGCTTTGGCGCCGTCCTTGGTTGCGGGCCGATCGAATATCTCACCCGGTGGCGGATGGCGCTGGCGAAAGACGCCTTGCTGCGCGGCGCAAAGACGCTCGACCGGATTGCCGAGGACATCGGCTATGAATCCGCGAGCGCCTTCAGCACGGCGTTTCGCAAGCGGCTGGGTTGTCCGCCGGGACGGTTCGCCCGAACCAGCGGGCTCGAGGATACCGCATAG